From a single Nocardioides panacis genomic region:
- a CDS encoding DNA polymerase domain-containing protein, whose product MASPATEVDADGRAVRVSSPDRVIYEATEHTAEVTKLMVVEYYLSVGDGIMRALRERPTALERWPKGVREGIVLSTGYGDKADAFYQKRVPKGAPPYLETATITFPSGRTADEICPTELAVPAWAAQMGTLTFHPWPVRRSAPDLPDELRIDLDPHGDTGFRDAVRVAGVARELLADLGMVGFPKTSGNRGVHVYVRIEPRWDFVDVRHAAIAFGRELERRTSGVTTKWWKEERGDAIFVDYNQNSRDRTIASAYSLRPKPGAPVSTPMEWDELAEVEDPRAYNLFTVPERFAERGDVHAAIDDVHCDLTPLLDLFVEQGSVELSYPPDYPKMPGEPPRVQPSKKVAAHWEDES is encoded by the coding sequence ATGGCCAGCCCAGCGACCGAGGTCGACGCCGACGGACGCGCGGTGCGGGTGTCCAGCCCCGACCGGGTGATCTACGAGGCCACCGAGCACACCGCCGAGGTCACCAAGCTGATGGTGGTGGAGTACTACCTCTCCGTCGGCGACGGCATCATGCGCGCGCTGCGCGAGCGGCCGACGGCCCTGGAGCGCTGGCCCAAGGGGGTGCGCGAGGGCATCGTGCTGAGCACGGGGTACGGCGACAAGGCCGACGCGTTCTACCAGAAGCGGGTCCCCAAGGGCGCCCCGCCGTACCTCGAGACCGCCACCATCACCTTCCCCTCGGGCCGCACCGCCGACGAGATCTGTCCCACCGAGCTCGCGGTGCCGGCCTGGGCCGCCCAGATGGGCACGCTGACCTTCCACCCCTGGCCGGTACGTCGCAGCGCACCCGACCTGCCCGACGAGCTGCGGATCGACCTCGACCCGCACGGCGACACCGGGTTCCGGGACGCGGTCCGGGTGGCCGGCGTCGCCCGGGAGCTGCTCGCGGACCTCGGGATGGTGGGCTTCCCGAAGACCAGCGGCAACCGCGGCGTGCACGTCTACGTCCGGATCGAGCCGCGGTGGGACTTCGTCGACGTGCGGCACGCCGCCATCGCGTTCGGGCGCGAGCTGGAGCGACGTACCTCCGGGGTGACCACCAAGTGGTGGAAGGAGGAGCGCGGCGACGCGATCTTCGTGGACTACAACCAGAACAGCCGCGACCGGACGATCGCCTCGGCCTACAGCCTGCGGCCCAAGCCGGGCGCGCCGGTGAGCACGCCGATGGAGTGGGACGAGCTCGCCGAGGTCGAGGACCCGCGGGCCTACAACCTGTTCACCGTCCCGGAGCGGTTCGCCGAGCGCGGCGACGTGCACGCGGCCATCGACGACGTGCACTGCGACCTCACGCCGCTGCTGGACCTGTTCGTCGAGCAGGGCTCGGTGGAGCTGTCCTACCCGCCGGACTACCCGAAGATGCCGGGCGAGCCACCCCGGGTGCAGCCCAGCAAGAAGGTCGCGGCGCACTGGGAGGACGAGTCCTGA
- a CDS encoding HRDC domain-containing protein, with amino-acid sequence MGGSTPETEDGPGTPAETTPEPAPLLELRDGLPPVVDTRPALDEVLRAFAGGTGPVAIDAERASGYRYSARAYLVQLRREGSGTALVDPIAFDDLDDLNEALGDAEWILHAATQDLACLAEVGLRPTLLFDTELAGRLLGYPRVGLATLVETVVGRSLRKEHSAVDWSTRPLPEPWLEYAALDVEALVELREALGRELEETGKAEWARQEFEHLVSAEPHGPRQDPWRRTSGMHRARGRRALAAVKELWETRDEIAARRDVTPGRIIPDAAIVEAANAMPRDKASLLSTKGFRGRGAERYANQWVEALRVARTLPEDELPPVAARYDGPPPPRAWADRDPVAAARLATARTRLKALADEHDLPVENLLTPDFVRRVMWEPPQGEDSELPGLVAERLAELGARPWQVELTADLLSEAILSPEDVPETAVPS; translated from the coding sequence ATGGGCGGCAGCACCCCCGAGACAGAGGACGGACCCGGCACCCCCGCCGAGACGACCCCCGAGCCCGCTCCCCTGCTGGAGCTGCGCGACGGGCTGCCGCCGGTCGTCGACACCCGTCCCGCGCTCGACGAGGTGCTCCGCGCCTTCGCCGGCGGCACCGGACCCGTGGCCATCGACGCCGAACGGGCGTCCGGCTACCGCTACTCCGCCCGCGCCTACCTCGTGCAGCTGCGCCGCGAGGGGTCGGGCACGGCGCTGGTCGACCCGATCGCCTTCGACGACCTCGACGACCTGAACGAGGCTCTCGGCGACGCCGAGTGGATCCTGCACGCGGCCACCCAGGACCTGGCCTGCCTCGCCGAGGTGGGGCTGCGCCCGACCCTCCTGTTCGACACCGAGCTCGCCGGCCGGCTGCTCGGCTACCCGCGCGTCGGGCTGGCCACGCTGGTCGAGACCGTCGTGGGACGCAGCCTGCGCAAGGAGCACTCCGCGGTCGACTGGTCCACCCGGCCGCTGCCCGAGCCGTGGCTGGAGTACGCCGCCCTCGACGTCGAGGCGCTCGTCGAGCTGCGCGAGGCCCTGGGCCGCGAGCTCGAGGAGACCGGCAAGGCCGAGTGGGCGCGCCAGGAGTTCGAGCACTTGGTGAGCGCCGAGCCGCACGGCCCGCGCCAGGACCCGTGGCGGCGCACGTCCGGGATGCACCGGGCCCGCGGCCGCCGCGCCCTGGCCGCCGTCAAGGAGCTCTGGGAGACCCGCGACGAGATCGCCGCCCGTCGCGACGTGACCCCCGGCCGGATCATCCCGGACGCGGCGATCGTCGAGGCCGCCAACGCGATGCCCCGCGACAAGGCCTCCCTGCTGTCCACCAAGGGCTTCCGCGGCCGCGGCGCCGAGCGCTACGCCAACCAGTGGGTCGAGGCGCTCCGGGTGGCACGCACCCTGCCCGAGGACGAGCTCCCCCCGGTCGCCGCGCGGTACGACGGACCGCCGCCGCCCCGCGCGTGGGCCGACCGTGACCCGGTGGCCGCCGCCCGCCTGGCGACGGCCCGCACCCGGCTCAAGGCGCTCGCCGACGAGCACGACCTCCCCGTCGAGAACCTGCTCACCCCGGACTTCGTGCGCCGGGTGATGTGGGAGCCGCCGCAGGGCGAGGACTCCGAGCTGCCCGGCCTGGTCGCCGAGCGGCTCGCCGAGCTCGGCGCGCGGCCCTGGCAGGTCGAGCTGACCGCCGACCTGCTCAGCGAGGCGATCCTCTCCCCCGAGGACGTCCCGGAGACCGCCGTACCCTCCTGA
- the hemE gene encoding uroporphyrinogen decarboxylase → MPSAASSDPRVHDSAFLRAARSEPVPHTPVWFMRQAGRSLPEYRALREGVAMLESCMRPDLVVEITLQPVRRYGVDAAIFFSDIVLPLKAVGVDLDIKPGVGPVVSRPVETLADVAAIPDLTPEHVPFITEAVQTLVRELGGTPLIGFAGAPFTVASYLVEGGPSKEHARTKAMMFGAPDVWEALMSKIAGISAAYLAVQVEAGASAVQLFDSWAGATSPDDYRRYVMPWSTEVLTAAGGLGVPRIHFGVGTGELLGLMGDAGADVVGVDWRVPLADGVRRAGGRAVQGNLDPSLVFAPTEVMLARATEVVEAGRAAPGHIFNLGHGVLPSTDPDQLARLTDHVHSLHPDSP, encoded by the coding sequence GTGCCGTCTGCCGCCTCGAGCGACCCCCGTGTCCACGACTCCGCCTTCCTCCGCGCCGCCCGGTCCGAGCCGGTGCCCCACACCCCGGTGTGGTTCATGCGCCAGGCGGGGCGCTCCCTGCCGGAGTACCGCGCCCTGCGCGAGGGGGTCGCGATGCTCGAGTCCTGCATGCGCCCGGACCTCGTCGTGGAGATCACCCTGCAGCCGGTGCGCCGCTACGGCGTCGACGCCGCGATCTTCTTCTCCGACATCGTGCTGCCGCTCAAGGCGGTCGGCGTCGACCTCGACATCAAGCCCGGCGTCGGCCCGGTCGTCTCGCGGCCGGTGGAGACGCTGGCGGACGTCGCGGCGATCCCCGACCTGACCCCCGAGCACGTCCCGTTCATCACCGAGGCGGTGCAGACCCTGGTCCGGGAGCTCGGCGGCACCCCGTTGATCGGGTTCGCCGGCGCGCCGTTCACCGTGGCGTCGTACCTCGTGGAGGGCGGTCCCTCCAAGGAGCACGCCCGCACGAAGGCGATGATGTTCGGCGCCCCGGACGTCTGGGAGGCGCTGATGAGCAAGATCGCCGGCATCTCCGCGGCCTACCTCGCGGTGCAGGTGGAGGCCGGCGCCTCGGCCGTCCAGCTGTTCGACTCGTGGGCCGGCGCGACGTCGCCTGACGACTACCGCCGCTACGTGATGCCGTGGTCCACCGAGGTGCTGACCGCCGCCGGCGGGCTCGGCGTCCCGCGGATCCACTTCGGCGTCGGGACCGGGGAGCTGCTCGGGCTGATGGGCGACGCCGGCGCGGACGTGGTCGGCGTCGACTGGCGGGTGCCGCTGGCCGACGGCGTACGACGGGCCGGGGGCCGGGCCGTGCAGGGCAACCTGGACCCGTCGCTGGTGTTCGCGCCGACCGAGGTGATGCTGGCGCGCGCCACCGAGGTCGTGGAGGCCGGCCGGGCCGCCCCGGGGCACATCTTCAACCTGGGCCACGGCGTGCTGCCGTCCACGGACCCCGACCAGCTGGCCCGGCTGACCGACCACGTGCACTCCCTCCACCCCGATAGTCCGTGA
- a CDS encoding mycothiol transferase produces the protein MSEFPEPGGGTADPAALFSRYLEFYRRTVARKVASLPAAEQRASRLPSGWSPLELLVHLAHMERRWFVWGFLGEPVDDPWGDDLDGRWHAPADVTAVQVVAQLQEVGERTTAVLAGHRLDEHAPPGPRFDGEPATLAWICFHVLQEYARHAGHLDVAVELAGGDVGE, from the coding sequence ATGAGCGAGTTCCCCGAGCCGGGCGGAGGCACGGCGGACCCCGCCGCGCTGTTCTCCCGCTACCTCGAGTTCTACCGGCGGACCGTGGCCCGCAAGGTGGCCTCCCTGCCGGCCGCCGAGCAGCGCGCGTCCCGGCTGCCGTCGGGCTGGTCGCCGCTCGAGCTCCTGGTGCACCTGGCCCACATGGAGCGCCGCTGGTTCGTCTGGGGCTTTCTGGGCGAGCCGGTCGACGACCCGTGGGGCGACGACCTCGACGGCCGGTGGCACGCGCCGGCCGACGTGACCGCCGTCCAGGTGGTGGCGCAGCTGCAGGAGGTGGGGGAGCGGACCACCGCGGTGCTGGCCGGGCACCGGCTCGACGAGCACGCGCCGCCCGGCCCGCGCTTCGACGGCGAGCCGGCGACTCTGGCGTGGATCTGCTTCCACGTGCTGCAGGAGTACGCCCGGCACGCGGGGCACCTCGACGTGGCGGTCGAGCTCGCCGGGGGGGACGTCGGCGAGTGA
- a CDS encoding COG4315 family predicted lipoprotein, with protein sequence MIKLLVLGAVLAAGLSACGGSSPSTTSSSAGSSPAASGAVLAPAHTTLGTVLVDHSGRTVYLLTADTPGHSSCTAQCLAYWPSVAPTSSTTPPPGVSAPVGSAKVAGGGSTVTVGGWPVYTFVQDSAPGDVKGEGVKSFGGVWYAVSPSGHAVMPGAAASPSSGRGGY encoded by the coding sequence ATGATCAAGCTCCTCGTCCTCGGCGCCGTCCTGGCAGCCGGTCTCAGCGCCTGCGGCGGCTCCTCCCCGTCCACCACCAGCAGCTCGGCCGGATCCTCCCCCGCGGCCTCCGGCGCGGTGCTCGCCCCGGCCCACACCACGCTGGGCACCGTCCTCGTCGACCACTCCGGCCGCACCGTCTACCTGCTCACCGCGGACACTCCCGGCCACTCCAGCTGCACCGCGCAGTGCCTGGCCTACTGGCCGTCCGTCGCGCCGACGTCCTCGACCACCCCGCCGCCCGGGGTCTCCGCGCCGGTCGGCAGCGCGAAGGTCGCCGGGGGCGGCTCGACGGTCACCGTCGGCGGCTGGCCGGTCTACACGTTCGTCCAGGACTCGGCTCCCGGCGACGTCAAGGGCGAGGGCGTGAAGAGCTTCGGCGGCGTCTGGTACGCCGTGTCGCCGTCCGGGCACGCGGTGATGCCCGGTGCCGCGGCGTCGCCGTCCTCGGGCCGCGGCGGCTACTGA
- the hemQ gene encoding hydrogen peroxide-dependent heme synthase has translation MTESKRPNQGKAAKDLNETIRYTMWSVFKLRDVLGESDRASEAAEVEKLFAELDDADVTVRGLYDVAGLRADADLMVWWHASTADELQDAYHRFRRTTFGARLDPVWSQMALHRPAEFNKSHVPAFLADEQARAYVCVYPFVRSYEWYLLEETERRRLLMEHGMMARDYPDVRANTVSSFALGDYEWLLAFEADELDRIVDLMRHLRGSETRRHVREEVPFYTGRRRTPTELVTDLP, from the coding sequence ATGACCGAGTCGAAGCGCCCGAACCAGGGCAAGGCCGCCAAGGACCTGAACGAGACCATCCGCTACACGATGTGGTCGGTGTTCAAGCTGCGCGACGTCCTCGGCGAGAGCGACCGGGCCAGCGAGGCGGCGGAGGTCGAGAAGCTCTTCGCCGAGCTCGACGACGCCGACGTCACCGTCCGCGGGCTCTACGACGTCGCCGGCCTGCGCGCGGACGCCGACCTGATGGTGTGGTGGCACGCGTCGACGGCCGACGAGCTGCAGGACGCCTACCACCGCTTCCGTCGTACGACGTTCGGTGCCCGGCTCGACCCGGTGTGGTCGCAGATGGCCCTGCACCGCCCCGCGGAGTTCAACAAGAGCCACGTCCCGGCGTTCCTGGCCGACGAGCAGGCGCGGGCCTACGTGTGCGTCTACCCGTTCGTGCGCTCCTACGAGTGGTACCTCCTCGAGGAGACCGAGCGGCGCCGGCTGCTGATGGAGCACGGCATGATGGCGCGCGATTACCCCGACGTGCGCGCCAACACCGTCTCGTCCTTCGCGCTCGGCGACTACGAGTGGCTGCTCGCGTTCGAGGCCGACGAGCTCGACCGGATCGTCGACCTGATGCGACACCTGCGCGGCTCGGAGACCCGGCGCCACGTGCGCGAGGAGGTGCCGTTCTACACCGGGCGCCGCCGCACCCCGACCGAGCTGGTCACCGACCTGCCGTAG
- the msrB gene encoding peptide-methionine (R)-S-oxide reductase MsrB produces the protein MAYEVQKTDEEWREQLSRDEYAVLRKAGTERAFTGEYTDTKTVGVYRCRACDAELFKSETKFDSHCGWPSFYAPLAEDRVEYIEDTTMGMKRVEVRCANCGSHMGHVFDDGYGTPTGQRYCINSISMTLEPEE, from the coding sequence ATGGCTTACGAGGTGCAGAAGACCGACGAGGAATGGCGCGAGCAGCTCTCGCGTGACGAGTACGCCGTGCTGCGCAAGGCGGGCACGGAGCGGGCGTTCACCGGGGAGTACACCGACACCAAGACCGTCGGGGTCTACCGGTGCCGCGCGTGCGACGCCGAGCTGTTCAAGTCCGAGACCAAGTTCGACTCACACTGCGGCTGGCCGTCGTTCTACGCGCCGCTGGCCGAGGACCGGGTGGAGTACATCGAGGACACCACGATGGGCATGAAGCGGGTCGAGGTGCGCTGCGCGAACTGCGGCTCGCACATGGGCCACGTCTTCGACGACGGCTACGGCACGCCGACCGGGCAGCGCTACTGCATCAACTCGATCAGCATGACGCTGGAGCCGGAGGAGTAG
- a CDS encoding DUF4349 domain-containing protein: protein MGNRSARRLVAAGALLALGALAGCSGGSGNSDAMSGSGGSVSADRAEPAPATDGEADLKPAPGANRAAVRTPSVIRTAELSITARDLGAVRADVDGLLAAVGGSIGTEQTTHDRKGRVQSSTLVLRVPVDRFAATKKALMGMGRLETSDESAKDVTSQVIDVDERVQTLQNSLDDLQRYQRGARDVKDLLDFEEKITERQAELQSLKAQQAYLDDQTSLATITVHLSTPATYVPPPDALRDAGFLSGLKAGWNALGDAVVVTLTVLGALLPFLLAGALVGVPAWIALRALLRRRTAPDSP, encoded by the coding sequence ATGGGGAACAGGTCGGCCAGGCGGCTGGTGGCGGCGGGGGCGCTGCTCGCGCTCGGCGCGCTCGCGGGGTGCAGCGGCGGCAGCGGGAACAGCGACGCGATGTCCGGGTCGGGCGGGTCGGTGAGCGCGGACCGGGCCGAACCGGCGCCGGCCACGGACGGCGAGGCTGACCTGAAGCCCGCCCCGGGCGCGAACCGGGCCGCGGTCAGGACCCCGTCGGTGATCCGTACCGCCGAGCTGTCGATCACCGCGAGGGACCTCGGGGCGGTGCGGGCGGACGTCGACGGCCTGCTCGCCGCGGTCGGCGGGTCGATCGGCACCGAGCAGACCACCCACGACCGGAAGGGCCGCGTGCAGAGCTCGACCCTGGTCCTGCGGGTGCCGGTCGACCGGTTCGCGGCGACCAAGAAGGCGCTGATGGGGATGGGCCGGCTCGAGACCTCCGACGAGTCCGCCAAGGACGTCACCAGCCAGGTGATCGACGTCGACGAGCGGGTGCAGACGCTGCAGAACAGCCTCGACGACCTGCAGCGCTACCAGCGCGGCGCGCGGGACGTGAAGGACCTGCTGGACTTCGAGGAGAAGATCACCGAGCGGCAGGCCGAGCTGCAGTCGCTGAAGGCGCAGCAGGCCTACCTCGACGACCAGACGTCGCTGGCCACGATCACCGTGCACCTCTCCACGCCCGCGACGTACGTCCCGCCCCCGGACGCCCTCAGGGACGCCGGCTTCCTCAGCGGCCTGAAGGCCGGCTGGAACGCGCTCGGCGACGCCGTCGTGGTGACGCTGACCGTGCTGGGCGCGCTGCTGCCGTTCCTGCTGGCCGGGGCCCTGGTCGGCGTACCGGCCTGGATCGCGCTGCGGGCCCTGCTCCGCCGCCGCACCGCCCCCGATAGTCCGTGA
- a CDS encoding ATP-dependent DNA ligase, producing the protein MDLPVMPPVQPMLAKSVKGIPDPAKHGGLLFEPKWDGFRALVFRDGDEVELASRNTKPLTRYFPEVVEAVKASLPERCVVDGEIFVAIGDRLEFERLQERIHPADSRVQMLAEKTPAGFVAFDLLALGDESLVDQPFEVRRARLEEALAGVVPPIHLTRTTGDPAEAERWFSSFEGAGLDGVVAKPLGAPYTPNGRTMLKIKHERTADVVVAGYRLHKTSTPEHPLLGSLLLGLYADGRLQHIGVSASFTAKRRAELVEELQPLVCSDLSEHPWGEWSEWAIANPDRVPGTQSRWSAGKDLSFTPLRPERVVEVGYDHMEGNRFRHTAQFKRWRPDRDPESCGYEQLEEVVSYDLAEVLGGLSGSRGPGQDYAVGMSEPTTYDVVLLVEQPLSAEDAAQVRSLHGDVEDPVRYHVLLPVEDAAARVESAMGSIAASEVLASPALVMDSQDIAEVQRELLERARTDCDGCVSKLKGQGADVSGEVVSAEPIEALAAKVAEVRAAEAIILTRKHVIAEFFHVDWTSRARRKIGVPILHLLEHENFDEQSEHYGGEGVTGL; encoded by the coding sequence GTGGATCTCCCCGTGATGCCTCCGGTCCAGCCGATGCTCGCCAAGTCCGTGAAGGGCATCCCCGACCCCGCCAAGCACGGCGGGCTGCTCTTCGAGCCCAAGTGGGACGGGTTCCGGGCCCTGGTGTTCCGCGACGGCGACGAGGTCGAGCTGGCCAGCCGCAACACGAAGCCGCTCACCCGCTACTTCCCCGAGGTCGTCGAGGCCGTCAAGGCCTCCCTGCCCGAGCGCTGCGTCGTGGACGGCGAGATCTTCGTGGCCATCGGCGACCGGCTGGAGTTCGAGCGGCTCCAGGAGCGGATCCACCCGGCCGACTCCCGGGTGCAGATGCTGGCCGAGAAGACGCCGGCCGGCTTCGTCGCGTTCGACCTGCTCGCGCTCGGCGACGAGTCGCTGGTGGACCAGCCGTTCGAGGTGCGCCGGGCCCGGCTCGAGGAGGCGCTCGCGGGCGTCGTACCCCCGATCCACCTGACCCGCACGACCGGCGACCCGGCCGAGGCCGAGCGGTGGTTCAGCTCGTTCGAGGGCGCCGGGCTGGACGGCGTGGTCGCCAAGCCGCTCGGGGCGCCGTACACCCCCAACGGCCGCACGATGCTGAAGATCAAGCACGAGCGCACCGCGGACGTGGTCGTCGCGGGCTACCGGCTGCACAAGACCTCGACCCCGGAGCACCCGCTGCTCGGCTCGCTGCTCCTCGGCCTGTACGCCGACGGCCGGCTGCAGCACATCGGCGTCTCGGCGTCGTTCACCGCCAAGCGGCGCGCCGAGCTGGTCGAGGAGCTGCAGCCGCTGGTCTGCTCCGACCTCTCGGAGCACCCGTGGGGCGAGTGGAGCGAGTGGGCGATCGCGAACCCCGACCGGGTCCCGGGCACCCAGAGCCGGTGGAGTGCGGGCAAGGACCTGTCGTTCACGCCGCTGCGTCCCGAGCGGGTCGTCGAGGTGGGCTACGACCACATGGAGGGCAACCGGTTCCGGCACACCGCGCAGTTCAAGCGCTGGCGCCCGGACCGCGACCCGGAGTCCTGCGGCTACGAGCAGCTCGAGGAGGTCGTCAGCTACGACCTGGCCGAGGTGCTGGGGGGGCTGAGCGGCTCCCGGGGGCCCGGGCAGGACTACGCTGTGGGCATGAGCGAGCCGACGACCTACGACGTGGTGCTGCTGGTCGAGCAGCCGCTGTCTGCCGAGGATGCTGCCCAGGTCCGGAGCCTGCACGGAGACGTGGAGGACCCGGTCCGCTACCACGTGCTGCTGCCCGTCGAGGACGCCGCCGCCCGGGTCGAGTCCGCGATGGGCTCGATCGCGGCCAGCGAGGTGCTCGCCTCCCCCGCCCTCGTCATGGACAGCCAGGACATCGCCGAGGTGCAGCGCGAGCTGCTCGAGCGGGCGCGCACCGACTGCGACGGCTGCGTCAGCAAGCTCAAGGGCCAGGGTGCCGACGTCTCCGGCGAGGTGGTCAGCGCCGAGCCCATCGAGGCGCTCGCCGCCAAGGTCGCCGAGGTGCGGGCCGCGGAGGCGATCATCCTGACCCGCAAGCACGTCATCGCGGAGTTCTTCCACGTGGACTGGACCTCGCGGGCCCGCCGCAAGATCGGCGTGCCGATCCTGCACCTGCTCGAGCACGAGAACTTCGACGAGCAGTCCGAGCACTACGGCGGCGAGGGCGTCACCGGCCTCTGA
- a CDS encoding DUF3000 domain-containing protein, whose amino-acid sequence MAARQEPRVDPSAHPEEFRLAVAQLREARLRPEIFCEEMPAPQRIAPFASALSADVTVDGDDVGTGRLVLLHDPAGNDAWEGTFRCVAYARAEIDPEMANDPLLAEVGWSWLSEALDAHGATYVAPSGTVTKVSSESFGSMAGEEPSAQLEIRASWTPVSDPSGDGALDLGPHVEAWGELLCTASGLPPVPEGVAPLPSRRGQRGRG is encoded by the coding sequence ATGGCCGCCCGTCAGGAGCCGCGTGTGGACCCCTCCGCTCACCCCGAGGAGTTCCGGCTCGCAGTAGCGCAGCTGCGCGAGGCTCGACTGCGCCCCGAGATCTTCTGCGAGGAGATGCCCGCCCCCCAGCGGATCGCCCCGTTCGCCTCCGCGCTCTCCGCGGACGTCACCGTCGACGGCGACGACGTCGGCACCGGACGGCTGGTGCTGCTGCACGACCCGGCCGGCAACGACGCCTGGGAGGGCACCTTCCGCTGCGTGGCCTACGCCCGTGCCGAGATCGACCCGGAGATGGCCAACGACCCGCTCCTGGCCGAGGTCGGCTGGTCCTGGCTGAGCGAGGCGCTCGACGCGCACGGGGCGACGTACGTCGCCCCCTCGGGCACCGTCACCAAGGTGTCCTCGGAGAGCTTCGGCAGCATGGCCGGCGAGGAGCCCAGCGCGCAGCTGGAGATCCGGGCGTCCTGGACCCCGGTCAGCGACCCGTCCGGCGACGGCGCGCTGGACCTCGGCCCGCACGTCGAGGCCTGGGGTGAGCTGCTGTGCACCGCCTCCGGCCTGCCCCCGGTGCCCGAAGGTGTCGCGCCGCTGCCCAGTCGACGCGGACAGCGCGGCCGAGGCTGA
- the hemG gene encoding protoporphyrinogen oxidase, whose amino-acid sequence MTPSSRTRGAAAPPPRVVVVGAGIAGLAAAAAVRRTAPEADVLVLEAGPAIGGKLALAEVGGVTVDVGAESMLNRRPEAVALARDAGLGDRIVHPATTTANLWSRGRLRPMPRTLMGVPADARALADSGVLSASGLARVAVERGLPATHLDGQDVSVGWLVEERFGREVVDRLVEPLLGGVYAGHAREISARAAVPQVVALLDRDRSMMRAAADALKQTSDVPVFAGLAGGIGRLPGAVVASAGLEVRTDATVRDLARAAEGGWNLVVGSTRDAEVLHADAVVLATPARATGRLLADVVPHAALELARIEYASMAIVTLAFRARDFPDTPGSGFLVPPVDKRSVKAATFSFAKWDWVRAAGEADDVVVMRCSLGRHREEELLQRPDDGLVSLALADLADAVGLSVRPVDAHVQRWGGALPQYAVGHLERVRNIRSAVASAGGLAVCGAAYDGLGIPACVASAEVAATQVVAALGLAGE is encoded by the coding sequence GTGACCCCCTCCTCCCGTACCCGTGGCGCCGCGGCGCCGCCGCCCCGCGTGGTCGTGGTCGGCGCCGGCATCGCAGGGCTCGCGGCGGCGGCGGCCGTCCGTCGTACGGCGCCGGAGGCCGACGTCCTGGTCCTGGAGGCCGGGCCCGCCATCGGCGGCAAGCTCGCGCTCGCCGAGGTCGGCGGCGTCACCGTCGACGTGGGCGCCGAGTCGATGCTCAACCGGCGCCCCGAGGCGGTCGCACTGGCCCGGGACGCGGGTCTGGGGGACCGGATCGTGCACCCGGCCACGACGACCGCGAACCTCTGGTCGCGCGGGCGGCTGCGGCCGATGCCCCGCACCCTGATGGGCGTGCCCGCCGACGCCCGCGCGCTCGCCGACAGCGGCGTGCTGTCCGCGTCCGGCCTGGCCCGGGTCGCGGTGGAGCGCGGGCTGCCGGCCACCCACCTGGACGGCCAGGACGTCAGCGTCGGCTGGCTGGTCGAGGAGCGCTTCGGCCGCGAGGTCGTCGACCGTCTGGTGGAGCCGCTGCTCGGCGGGGTCTACGCCGGCCACGCCCGGGAGATCTCCGCGCGCGCGGCGGTCCCGCAGGTCGTGGCGCTGCTGGACCGGGACCGGTCGATGATGCGGGCGGCCGCCGACGCGCTGAAGCAGACCTCCGACGTGCCGGTGTTCGCCGGCCTGGCCGGCGGGATCGGCCGGCTGCCGGGCGCCGTCGTCGCCTCCGCGGGGCTCGAGGTGCGCACGGACGCGACCGTGCGGGACCTGGCCCGCGCGGCCGAGGGCGGCTGGAACCTCGTGGTGGGCTCGACCCGTGACGCCGAGGTGCTGCACGCCGACGCCGTGGTGCTCGCCACCCCGGCCCGGGCGACCGGACGGCTGCTGGCCGACGTGGTGCCGCACGCCGCGCTGGAGCTGGCCCGGATCGAGTACGCCTCGATGGCCATCGTCACGCTCGCGTTCCGGGCCCGCGACTTCCCCGACACCCCGGGCTCGGGGTTCCTGGTGCCGCCGGTCGACAAGCGCTCGGTGAAGGCCGCGACGTTCTCGTTCGCCAAGTGGGACTGGGTCCGCGCCGCCGGGGAGGCCGACGACGTCGTGGTGATGCGCTGCTCGCTCGGGCGGCACCGCGAGGAGGAGCTGCTCCAGCGTCCCGACGACGGGCTCGTCTCGCTGGCCCTGGCCGACCTCGCGGACGCCGTGGGGCTCTCGGTCCGGCCGGTCGACGCGCACGTCCAGCGGTGGGGCGGGGCCCTGCCGCAGTACGCCGTCGGGCACCTCGAGCGGGTCCGCAACATCCGCTCGGCGGTGGCCTCGGCCGGCGGTCTCGCGGTCTGCGGTGCGGCGTACGACGGGCTGGGGATCCCGGCCTGCGTGGCGTCCGCGGAGGTCGCTGCCACCCAGGTCGTCGCGGCCTTGGGGCTCGCGGGAGAATGA